AGACCATATGTTTGATTCAGAAGATGGCAAAACTTATGGAACGGCACCGTTGCACTTGACCGAATCCACTGAACTGACCGAGCTATTGAATAAGTAAGCGAACTACCCAGACTGTCGAGCAATCGGCAGTCTTTTTCTATCTGTACTGCCTGATCAAAGAAAACCCTCTTGATCTTGGGGCAAACGATCAAGAGGGAAGGGCATGACAATCTATTTCCTTTTTTGATCCGGTTCGGATTGCACGACAGTTAACGTCGTATCACCATCGGTCTCCACCAGATGCTTCAACATAGAGAGCTTATTGTTCCAAAACTGCTCGTAAAAGGAAAGCCACTGCTTTACTTCCGTCAGAGGACCGGGATGCAACCGATAGATTTTCTCGCGACCTACCTTATGTCCTGTAACCAAATCTGCGTCAGCAAGTATATGAAGATGCTTGACTACAGCCGTTCGGCTTATGGGGAAATGAGAGGTAATCGCTGAGATCGGCAATTCTTTTTCAGCGAGCAAGCGAAGTACTTCCCGACGAGTAGGGTCAGCGATCGCTTGAAATACATCAACCTTTTCTGCTGAAGCAGACATTTACCCTTCCACAACCTTTTTCAGACGTTCGTGTACAATACCAACCCAACCTTGATTCATCTTCTCGCGAATCATTGAGCTCTTCGCGTTTGCTTTTCCGATAATCTCATCTGCCGCTTTCCATCCACCATGAATGAGGGTAAACTCCGTTTTTTCTCCCAGTTCTTTTAAAAGAAACGAGACGACCCACCCGTCTGTATCCCAAGCAAAAGAAAGGCGATGTGGTGCTTCTACTTCCAACACTTTGCATGGAGACGGCCCAAAAGGGGATTGGATATGGAACTCATGACCTACCACTGGTTGAAAATCATTGGGCATAAACCAAGCAGAAATGGCTTCCGCAGTGGATACTTTCTCCCATACCTTTTGAATAGGGGCGTCGAAAACGATGGTTTGTCTAATATCTTCTACGGCTTGTTGATTGTTTTGTTCCACGATAAAATCTCTCCGTTTCGTAGTGAAAATCTAACACCCTTTGGTTATACTTTAAGATAATATAACACCTTTTGGTTATATGTAAATGGTATTTTTCCTCCCATTCACGAATTATATTCGGCTGGGAGTGCGCTAAAAATGTACGAATGTGCTCGAAACTCGCAAGAAAAGGGTATAATAAATTGGCAAAATGTATCATGTGTACGTTACGTCCATGTAAATAACGCCAATCGATAAAAGGAGATCCAATGACAGACAAAAAAGCAACAATCGAACCGGGATGGAATTTTGATAACAGCTATACAACGCTGCCAAAATCGTTTTTTTCCAGGCTCAATCCACCTCCTGTACGATCACCGAAGCTAGCCATTCTCAATGAACGTTTGGCAAAAACGCTTGGGCTGAATGTCGAAGCTCTGCAAAGCGAAGAAGTCATAGCCATGCTTGCGGGAAACAAAACCCCAGAAGGCGCAATGCCTCTTGCCCAAGCATATGCGGGACACCAATTCGGTCATTTTACCATGCTAGGCGATGGCAGGGCTCTTCTTCTTGGTGAACAAATTACACCCTCCGGCGAGCGCTTTGAT
This genomic stretch from Brevibacillus brevis harbors:
- a CDS encoding ArsR/SmtB family transcription factor — its product is MSASAEKVDVFQAIADPTRREVLRLLAEKELPISAITSHFPISRTAVVKHLHILADADLVTGHKVGREKIYRLHPGPLTEVKQWLSFYEQFWNNKLSMLKHLVETDGDTTLTVVQSEPDQKRK
- a CDS encoding SRPBCC family protein — translated: MEQNNQQAVEDIRQTIVFDAPIQKVWEKVSTAEAISAWFMPNDFQPVVGHEFHIQSPFGPSPCKVLEVEAPHRLSFAWDTDGWVVSFLLKELGEKTEFTLIHGGWKAADEIIGKANAKSSMIREKMNQGWVGIVHERLKKVVEG